In one Portunus trituberculatus isolate SZX2019 chromosome 31, ASM1759143v1, whole genome shotgun sequence genomic region, the following are encoded:
- the LOC123511642 gene encoding cell adhesion molecule 1-like: protein MDRRLVLPLATLLLLSRGVRPYSDKTVEIVELVVPESPKVGDDVTLTCRFNLVGNNHRLYTVNWWRGKDQFYTYKGTTMDRKHAYSFQGIQVKEEASTEESVVLQDVSEDTSGLYKCEVMGEGPSFRTAVANKTMTVVIPPRKVEILAQSQPDPPVYHVGETIHLNCTAMAAKPRATLTWKIDDVPVEGHHVLRLPDYEDQRGRITSTLNLAWDPPAYFRSNVAKVVCHAVVGGHTTIATKDIYLDPASSASLNHLYASKGCQLSTTWTILSLVFFLVRHSP, encoded by the exons ATGGACCGTCGGCTGGTGCTGCCTCTAGCCACCCTGCTGCTTCTGAGCCGGG GGGTGCGACCGTACAGCGACAAGACGGTGGAGATCGTGGAGCTGGTGGTGCCAGAGTCCCCTAAGGTGGGCGATGACGTGACGCTCACCTGCCGCTTCAACCTGGTGGGCAACAACCATCGCCTCTACACCGTCAACTGGTGGCGCGGCAAGGACCAGTTCTACACCTACAAGGGCACCACGATGGATCGCAAGCACGCCTACTCCTTCCAGGGTATTCAGGTGAAG GAGGAGGCGTCGACGGAGGAGTCTGTGGTCCTGCAGGACGTGTCGGAGGACACCTCTGGTCTGTACAAGTGTGAGGTGATGGGCGAAGGTCCCTCCTTCCGCACCGCCGTCGCCAACAAGACCATGACCGTCGTGA TCCCGCCGAGAAAGGTGGAAATCCTGGCGCAGTCTCAGCCCGACCCGCCCGTGTACCACGTGGGCGAGACGATACACCTCAACTGCACCGCGATGGCCGCCAAGCCCCGCGCCACCCTCACTTGGAAGATTGATGATGTGCCG GTTGAGGGTCATCACGTCCTGCGTCTCCCTGATTACGAGGACCAGCGGGGCCGCATCACCTCCACTCTTAACCTGGCCTGGGACCCTCCGGCCTACTTCCGCAGCAACGTGGCCAAGGTGGTGTGCCACGCGGTGGTCGGCGGccacaccaccatcgccactaaGGACATCTACCTCGACCCAGCCTCAAGCGCGTCACTCAATCACCTGTACGCCtccaaag GATGTCAACTTTCGACCACCTGGACCATCCTCAGCCTGGTCTTCTTCCTCGTACGGCATTCACCCTAG